TAAATGGACAAGCGAAGGGCATTGTAGGTGTCCAGCGGCTGATAAATCCGGAAGACAACAATGGAGCCTTGTGTGTACCGCACTCCCCGTTGGTTCTGTGCTCTGAACGATGACTGATTGTAGGCATATCTTGAGACCTCTATGCGGGTGTCGTCTATTAAGTTGAGCGGTGTTAAGATCAACCGGTACTTGGCACTACTAGCCATTCCAGATATAGCAATATGATCCTGCCAGACGAACTTCAACTCTATTACGTACTCGTACTGCAACCAACCACGCTCTAGGTAGAAACCCCCACCAACTGAGATGGGGTAGGCTTCGCCGAGTATGTCCAGACCCGGCGAGCGATAGATCTCGTAGGTCTGCAGCATTCGAGCCACTCTCTGGCCCTCCCAGCTCCTCAGGATCCGCTTGCCTTGGCTGTTCTTGGAAAATATCACGTATCGATAGTAGAATCTTTGGCTGGCGCATATCCAAACCCTCAGATACCACTTGGTGCGCGCCTTGTCCTGCTCCTTGAGGGGCAGAGCCTTCTCGAGCTGCCAGAGGCCCAGGGTCGGATGATCTCCACTCACAGCCACAAACTCATCGGGGGCCAGCCGAATATTGTGCCTCAGCTCCAGGCTGAAGACCCGAAAGAGCGGCACACAGATGAAGCTGCGTCCCGAGATCTTGCTGGGCTGCTCATCGTCGAAGATCTTGAAGGCCTGCAGCTTCTCGGGCCCGAAAACAGAGGTTTCATTCACAAAGGCGCCGCAGAAGGGCAgaggcagaagcagaagctgcaacagcagcagcccatGGGGTATGCTAATTGATTTTAACACATTCAAACACACTCGAGACCGACACATTTTTCCTCATTCCACACAGCAACATCACCATCTTTGCGCCACCGAAACAAGTTTTCTCTTTCGCGGCCAAAATAAATCGGAATAGCCCAAGATCCGAGAcgaaattgaaaacgaaaactaaGAGATGCGCGACTTGGATCGGATTCGAAGGCAAGTTGACCCAACGATGACAAACAACCGAATGAAAGAATTTCTTAAAGCTCACCGTGGTTTTGTTTCAGGCGAAACTGGAGTTGGCctgggaatcggaatcggaatcggattcCGAATCAGCTGCGATCGAAGAAACTCTGACTAATAAGTCAGCGGCTCACTAATTGAGTTGATGGGTAAGGTTGGTGACCACTGGGCACCAGCGATGACAGCGTGAGCAGATAAAACTCGGGCTAATTAATACAATATTGAGATATAATCGGGACATGAGGAATTTTAATTGCCGACTGGGGGCAACCTTTCActgaataaattatttttgggaTCCCTGGAGAGCGGGATAGCATTTTGGCCCATTAATCATGCACTCATAATTTCTGTGCGAGAAACTCCAAACTTTTTATTGCGAAGGGTATCGCCACTTCGGATTTCTTGATCGCTCGGTCTGTGTTATGCGACAGTCGATGGTATGACATTCGCATATTTGTACCAAATTTGGCATATGTAAATTTCGGGGTAAAGAAAGTGGCCCGTTGGAGAGGAGAGATGCCGCACAATAGCTGGCTCAGATGTTCGCGTTCTCCACCAAGGGCTTGACATAAACCGGATTATAATCCATGTACAGATATCGGGACAAATGCCAGCGTTGCATGATCGGAGGCTTCTTCGACCGACAGTCCTTTTTCTGCCGGATTAGGCTAAAGTTTTTGATTGTCAGATCCACTGTCTTGAGGTACGAGGCTATATCATTGAGAGTCTTTTCACTCGGGATTGCTTTCCGGGTATAAATCGCCATCTGATGACGCATCCAAGGCAAGGAACAGTGCAGTTCCACGGCATAATTTGTAAAGTCTGTTTGTGTGATCCTTGTCCAATACAGATCCACTGCAATACAATATAAGCAATTTGAGAAGCAGACAATTAAAGTGTTACCAAGTATGTAATATATGGACAAAAAAGTCGTAGAAATTGCGTTTCAACTCTTCTAATTGTTggctaaaaacaataaaataataatatcctAATAACCTTACATATATTTGGTATTACCAACTAGCGTGAACTGAACTGCAACTTACGCTCTTCAAAGTAGCAGACCTTAATTTTCCCAGGACTAGTCGCATAAACATACCAGCCGCCCTTGATCTAGAAAAGACAAATCAAGTTACCGCTATTAGCGGTCTTTCGTTTATCGATTTTCAAGATCATGCCCACCTTTTCAACGTCCACTGGGAATTCTTTGTACAAACACCTCCAAGTCCAAGTGGCCACCAGGCAGCCGGTCAGCATCAATGGAACCAGGCCCGCAGCGAGGAGACATTCGCATTTGGCCATGCCAAGACCGATGCAAATGAGGCGCTCTCTAATTGGCCATAAACCGAACGGACTTTAGGCCTGACTTCCAGCACGAGGGCCAAACCTTTTAATGGCCCGCTCTCCATTTTCCGTTTATGGGCCGTGTTTTGGGCTCAGCATTTTCATGGCTGTTTTACATTCGTCACGGGGCCATCAAATGTAAGCGGATCGAATTTTTACATACGACTTTTGTGGGTCTGTGGGGcaggcatttattttttcatttgcctgGGATCAGAGTAAAACACGTCATTCGACTGGGTTGGCGTTTAGTTTTTACGAAAATATTTGGtgtgattttatttacatacgAATCaatcacttttgttttttgtcatAAAACTGATTGTAATattgataaaaatatattattgctTTTTCATAGATTTGGATGAGTGTAAGcgatttctttaaatattttcgcttTGCCTTTAAGTTGATACTATTGATTATTTtcacatcttaaaataatagtttacataaatttagatgcaaattttaaaaacagtacattttaaaattttaagaagACGCATCAAACAGGATTTACAacagttaaataaaatgtctTCTGCTTTTACATAAAAGTTACACAAGCATCTGTAGATATCGGTTCCGTCCAACTTTTAAtagtattttgttgtttgaatttaattaagaaaagCTTATTAGCAACATCTTTTTCGCAAGTTTTGCATTGAGGTATAGCTAGATTGATTTAAAGCAGGTAATGTaggtgtatatatttttgtaattaacaaTCCGTCGCTTCGCTTTCTTCCCATTGTCTTTTGTGGTGCTACTTAACTTTGGGGGAATTCTTTTTTGCATGTGTAATTTTGCCAAATGACGGCTTAACGTGCATAGAgatgatttatttattggtcTCCGTTTCGTTGTTTCCGTTGGGCAACGAGAAACTTCGAATTACCCAACCACTTTAAAGCTTCCCACATTTCTCTTTCCCAGTTagtgtttaaataaatatacaaactAACTTAAAAAGCCTAATGATTGGCCATAGCTTAATTGTACCCGCCCCGTTTCATTCTAGTAACCCCATTTCTTAGATCCGGCACTGGGCTGCGAACTCGGCCATCAGTGCGGGTGATTTGAAGAAGGCTTCCCGCTTGCCCTCCGGCATGAAGAGATCACTGCGGTCGTAGCACGTGGCTGTGGCCCCGATTTGGGTGAAATACAGCACCCGCTCCTTGGAGTTGACATCGTCTCCCCAGATCACAGCAATCTGGCCCAGGTCCTTGGCTTTTCGCAGCATTTCCGAGGCAGTTTCGCCCAGGAAGTCCTCGGCATGTGGAGCTGTGCCAGCCAGCTCGAAAGCTTGAGCattgtttacggcagcaaTGAAGGTGCGTGTTCGCAGATCCAGGAACGGCTGCCACTTCTTCGTCTCTCCCTGCGTAAGCAACATCACTGGGAAGACGTTCTGCTTGAACCTCAGCATCGTGCACATATCAGCATCGAAGCTGGAGAAGATTACGGGTCTGCCACAGCCCTTCTGGATCACCTGATGAAGCACCTTGTCGGCGAAGTAGTTCTTGTCAATGGTTTGCTCGGCCTCTGATCCTCCACCTTGGCGACGCTGTGGCCACTTAATCTCCACATCAATGCCCAGAGACTTGGGCAGCTGCTCCAGTACCTCCACCAGCGTTGGGAATATGCGGTGTTCCATCCTGGGCTCGGCGTTGTGCGAGGGATACTCTCTCACCTGTCCAGCGATCACAGAGAAGATGCGGAGCCTCTTAAGCAGCTCATAGTTTATGTCCTTAATCAGCACGTACTCCAGCTGATCTGGGCGGCTGATCTGCTTGCCAGGCGGAGCCGTTCGCAGTCCGAAATCGTGGTAGATTACAGGCACACCATCAGCAGTCAAGTGGACATCCAACTCGATCATGTCAGCGTGATTTTCATGGGCGCTCAGGAATGAGGCGATAGTGTTCTCCCTCTCCGCAGGAGCGTCTGCAATGTAACTCTTGCCATTTCCACGATGACCCACATCCAGGTTGGGCCAGCTCTTGGGCCAGTAGTGAGCATAAGTGTTCTTGAAGTCTAGCGGGGAGTAGCGGTAGGGCTGCACCGTGACATAGGGAAGCCTCAGCCTGGCCAGGGTCTCATCAACATTCTTAGCCGACTTTATCGGCAGGTGGAGCACTCCCTCGCTGCCGGTCAAGTCCGAGGTGACCAGGGTAGCACTGCCCAGGAGTTCGTTGGACATGCTGTAGCACTCCAAGCGGAAGTGCTGCCCCATCATCCTCTCCAGCGGCAGCGTGATGTGAAAGATGACAATGTCCCCCTTGGTGTAGGGTACTCCGAAGGTGGGTTGCTGATCCAGCTGGCTCTTGCCATACTCCTGTTTGGAGTACTCCACATGGAGGCCAGAGGTCTGTTCCACAGGCACAATCTTTAGCTGGACGTGCTGGGGGTCAAAGGTCTCGATGTCGTGGACTTGGAACATCTTCTCCCCGTTGAACTTGAGCTGCAGAATGGCCTCATGGTTGAGCCAGCCGCGGTGCACCTGGGGCTTCAGATCGGAGTTGTCCGAGGTGATTCCGAAGACGTCCAACTGGCTGCATTGTAGCTCCGAGCAGGGTCCCAGGTACCTGGGTTTGAAATGGGTCTCCCAACGGCGGATCTGCTTGTAGCCAGAGAGATCCTCCACGTAGACAAAGTAACGGTACTCCAGCTGGCGGCAGGATTGAAGGGGCACCGTGGCCTGCCAGTTGAGCTCGTCCAGCGATTCCAGAGCCACACTCCTGGACAGCTGCCACTCGCCGAGGGCTTTCACATCGCCGGTGAGACCCAGTTGCTCCTCAGCGGCCAGGGGAACCTCCAGCCGCACATTGAACTCCCGCAGAGTGGGCTTACAGGCGGCGGAGGATCCAGATCCCGTCTCCAGCTCGTTTCCGGTTCCATAGTTGATGGAGGCTCCGTCCACGAAGGCGGCGCACTGCAAGGACAAGGCAACGGCCAGGATTAGTACAGTCCGAGACATGGCCATCGGCTTAGAGTGGCGATCGCGCGCCGACTGAAAGTCGATCGAGCGGCGAAGTCCGCTATTAAATGCACGGCGACTTTCCTGCTGAGCCAGCGAGATTAGTCGATGACCCCTTGCGGATTCCGTTTCTGGCTGATAAAGTTTCTCTAAGCGGGGCGTCGACTGTCTGCCGTCTCTGCTCCCTAGCCCCCGTTCCCTACACCCCCCGCCGGCTCTGCGGAATCGCCGATTTCTGAAGCTAGAATCGAAAACAAGTTCGCGCGATAAGCACGCGTCTTTAGTCGCTCCAAAACCGCTCGTGACTTTCACAGGCGCAAACAAGATCACGTGTTGTACTGCGGCCCGACTAAAGATCATCCAGATTATCAAGAGCTTGGCTCagctttttaaaaaacaatatattcGCTTGGACACCGATCTGACGTGcagtaattttatttatacgtgCCTTTTTGCTAAGCCTGCCTTCGTCGAATTTCTATTTGCGTAACTATTTGTCAAAACGTAGATAACCcctaatatttatatataaatatattgacGAAATCCCATAGTTAGAGGTCTAGCCAATCTGCCAAggaaatataaatgaattatgGCTTCATTTGATTATAACCGTGCTCGTACATGTGTATTTACAATCTATCCGCCATaaatttagtttgatttattggaaCAACTAATTCGTCTGTTGCGTTCATCGTTGAGTAATAAGTCATATATCCATAGTTACTATAAGTTAGCTGCGGccttttttcaaattttgaacTGTTCAAACGGAAATATAGTTTCACGTCAAAACCTGAAtgcaataatttaatttcctccTATTCCACttgcaaaatgtaattagcAGCACGCGCTACAAATCATTCGATATCGAGCGGTTTACCTTTGAGTGAATCGCGCGCAAGCCGCGCGGAAGCGGGTGCAATTGAGGCGGTTtcagcagctgttgctgctgcgacttCTGGGGCGACTGCCATGAGTGCCACGGCAGAGGATCGCTGATGCAACGACTGCTGAGTGCTCTACACCTGCCGACGATCCCCTGACAACTGGGCGCTAAGCTCACTCGCAGTGGGCGCAGTTTATGTAAGTGGAGCGGCCCCATAAATTAACCGAAATATCGAGTAAACTAGCACGTGCTGTGCCCGCACAGAAATCGTTTACCGGGCCGTCTATGTAGACCTATTATCGGCGGAGCAGAAGGCGATCAACCACCCACCTAACCGACCGACTGTTCAGTTTGGCTATATGTAGATTTATGGCATGTAGATTCCTCAGCCGCCTTGGCAACATTTCGACGGCAAAAGTCGCGTGTTCTGGTGAAATTTTAGTTAGCAAGGCAGCATACAG
This genomic interval from Drosophila teissieri strain GT53w chromosome 3L, Prin_Dtei_1.1, whole genome shotgun sequence contains the following:
- the LOC122618470 gene encoding glycerophosphocholine phosphodiesterase GPCPD1 isoform X3, producing MSDQCAAFVDGASINYGTGNELETGSGSSAACKPTLREFNVRLEVPLAAEEQLGLTGDVKALGEWQLSRSVALESLDELNWQATVPLQSCRQLEYRYFVYVEDLSGYKQIRRWETHFKPRYLGPCSELQCSQLDVFGITSDNSDLKPQVHRGWLNHEAILQLKFNGEKMFQVHDIETFDPQHVQLKIVPVEQTSGLHVEYSKQEYGKSQLDQQPTFGVPYTKGDIVIFHITLPLERMMGQHFRLECYSMSNELLGSATLVTSDLTGSEGVLHLPIKSAKNVDETLARLRLPYVTVQPYRYSPLDFKNTYAHYWPKSWPNLDVGHRGNGKSYIADAPAERENTIASFLSAHENHADMIELDVHLTADGVPVIYHDFGLRTAPPGKQISRPDQLEYVLIKDINYELLKRLRIFSVIAGQVREYPSHNAEPRMEHRIFPTLVEVLEQLPKSLGIDVEIKWPQRRQGGGSEAEQTIDKNYFADKVLHQVIQKGCGRPVIFSSFDADMCTMLRFKQNVFPVMLLTQGETKKWQPFLDLRTRTFIAAVNNAQAFELAGTAPHAEDFLGETASEMLRKAKDLGQIAVIWGDDVNSKERVLYFTQIGATATCYDRSDLFMPEGKREAFFKSPALMAEFAAQCRI
- the LOC122618470 gene encoding glycerophosphocholine phosphodiesterase GPCPD1 isoform X1; translated protein: MGPLHLHKLRPLRVSLAPSCQGIVGRCRALSSRCISDPLPWHSWQSPQKSQQQQLLKPPQLHPLPRGLRAIHSKCAAFVDGASINYGTGNELETGSGSSAACKPTLREFNVRLEVPLAAEEQLGLTGDVKALGEWQLSRSVALESLDELNWQATVPLQSCRQLEYRYFVYVEDLSGYKQIRRWETHFKPRYLGPCSELQCSQLDVFGITSDNSDLKPQVHRGWLNHEAILQLKFNGEKMFQVHDIETFDPQHVQLKIVPVEQTSGLHVEYSKQEYGKSQLDQQPTFGVPYTKGDIVIFHITLPLERMMGQHFRLECYSMSNELLGSATLVTSDLTGSEGVLHLPIKSAKNVDETLARLRLPYVTVQPYRYSPLDFKNTYAHYWPKSWPNLDVGHRGNGKSYIADAPAERENTIASFLSAHENHADMIELDVHLTADGVPVIYHDFGLRTAPPGKQISRPDQLEYVLIKDINYELLKRLRIFSVIAGQVREYPSHNAEPRMEHRIFPTLVEVLEQLPKSLGIDVEIKWPQRRQGGGSEAEQTIDKNYFADKVLHQVIQKGCGRPVIFSSFDADMCTMLRFKQNVFPVMLLTQGETKKWQPFLDLRTRTFIAAVNNAQAFELAGTAPHAEDFLGETASEMLRKAKDLGQIAVIWGDDVNSKERVLYFTQIGATATCYDRSDLFMPEGKREAFFKSPALMAEFAAQCRI
- the LOC122618473 gene encoding uncharacterized protein LOC122618473; the encoded protein is MAKCECLLAAGLVPLMLTGCLVATWTWRCLYKEFPVDVEKIKGGWYVYATSPGKIKVCYFEELDLYWTRITQTDFTNYAVELHCSLPWMRHQMAIYTRKAIPSEKTLNDIASYLKTVDLTIKNFSLIRQKKDCRSKKPPIMQRWHLSRYLYMDYNPVYVKPLVENANI
- the LOC122618470 gene encoding glycerophosphocholine phosphodiesterase GPCPD1 isoform X2 gives rise to the protein MSVPMLLTPMEAQSPDDHMQNCAAFVDGASINYGTGNELETGSGSSAACKPTLREFNVRLEVPLAAEEQLGLTGDVKALGEWQLSRSVALESLDELNWQATVPLQSCRQLEYRYFVYVEDLSGYKQIRRWETHFKPRYLGPCSELQCSQLDVFGITSDNSDLKPQVHRGWLNHEAILQLKFNGEKMFQVHDIETFDPQHVQLKIVPVEQTSGLHVEYSKQEYGKSQLDQQPTFGVPYTKGDIVIFHITLPLERMMGQHFRLECYSMSNELLGSATLVTSDLTGSEGVLHLPIKSAKNVDETLARLRLPYVTVQPYRYSPLDFKNTYAHYWPKSWPNLDVGHRGNGKSYIADAPAERENTIASFLSAHENHADMIELDVHLTADGVPVIYHDFGLRTAPPGKQISRPDQLEYVLIKDINYELLKRLRIFSVIAGQVREYPSHNAEPRMEHRIFPTLVEVLEQLPKSLGIDVEIKWPQRRQGGGSEAEQTIDKNYFADKVLHQVIQKGCGRPVIFSSFDADMCTMLRFKQNVFPVMLLTQGETKKWQPFLDLRTRTFIAAVNNAQAFELAGTAPHAEDFLGETASEMLRKAKDLGQIAVIWGDDVNSKERVLYFTQIGATATCYDRSDLFMPEGKREAFFKSPALMAEFAAQCRI